In Marmota flaviventris isolate mMarFla1 chromosome 17, mMarFla1.hap1, whole genome shotgun sequence, a single genomic region encodes these proteins:
- the LOC139702337 gene encoding endogenous retrovirus group K member 113 Env polyprotein-like produces MEEIEPRFKRLRIDQEEALSRRRRYRKRMKKDQIDPAEKLISWEDLKKLTTQASRILRHLGENRTPVMMVATVIALLGCQVKGDQVDTYWTYFPDPPLVHPAVWTGESIPVFTNDSFMMGGFTDTHITPNHVTRFNYSGYSAQLPLCWSHDKHAGCLKVSFEEKTAIGRHRLTNNSFYGDLRPYTRSVIKMGLSHNKPVISAKPPRMPHCPNSSTIEIGTFPRWMDCVNTFPVQHKVSKDSGYILDWSPKIDKRQLRRNSAMTPAGFVSNILTYSKGGVQKDVWRLIAASEFLHFTDKPLPKFVGKNCKEGSCYGLRACVQSPYVLIIGNVKVKWIDDRYIVTCNKCNLTNCITRYNGGKGVLILHQPSFVLLPANISEPWYADTGLQVLQQIHAQLTRPKRAIGVIIVGVLALVSFIASTVSASLTLSQNIQHAKFLNNLAQNTSKALRNRVNIDERIETKLNALEATVIDIGNELSALKFKERLKCHANYKYVCVTAAKYNASLWDWEKVKNHLLGIWQNSNNSLDILELHHHIQDIQNNRADFSDPSSLANQILKELNGFNPGNILKHSAWYIIGLFSLLLILFCVIIIGWRVFGTRIQKLQRVNCRLIFKNRKGEYVGSHPDT; encoded by the coding sequence atggaagagatagaacccAGATTCAAGCGACTGAGGATTGACCAGGAGGAGGCCCTATCCAGAAGGAGGAGATAtcggaaaaggatgaagaaagaccagattgacccagccgaaaagctgatttcatgggaagacTTGAAGAAGCTAACAACCCAGGCTTCCCGAATACTTCGACACCTAGGAGAGAACAGGACCCCAGTGATGATGGTAGCAACAGTAATTGCCCTGttgggctgtcaggtaaagggggatcaagtagacacttactggacatatttcccagatccacccctggtacacccagctgtgtggactggagaatctattccagtatttactaatgactcattcatgatgggaggatttacagatacccatattactcccaatcatgtgactagatttaattattctggctacagtgcccaattacctttgtgttggtcacATGATAAACATGCCGGCTGTCTAAAAGTATCATTCGAAGAAAAGACAGCGATTGGTAGACATAGACtgacaaataattctttttatgggGACTTAagaccttatactagatcagtaattaagatgggactttcccataacaagccagtcatttctgcaaaacctccacggatgccccactgtccaaatagttctacaattgagattggcacctttcctagatggatggattgtgtaaatacctttcctgtacaacataaggtgtctaaagatagtgggtatattttagactggtctccaaaaattgataaaagacaattacgaagaaattctgctatgacacctgcaggatttgttagtaatattttgacttatagTAAAGGAGGTGTTCAGAAAGATGTTTGGCgtttaattgctgcctcagaattcttacattttacagacaaacctttaccaaaatttgttggcaagaactgtaaagagggatcatgctatggcttacgagcctgtgtccaatctccttatgttttaattattggaaatgtaaaagttaaatggatagatgacagatatattgttacttgtaataaatgtaacctaaccaattgtattactagatataatggaggaaaaggagtgctgatacttcatcagccctcttttgttttattacctgctaatatttcagagccatggtatgctgatactgGTTTACAAGTCTTACAGCAAATTCATGCCCAGTTAACAAGACCAAAACGTGCTATTGGAGttataattgttggtgttttggcGCTAGTCTCCTTTATTGCCTCAACTGTCTCTGCGTctctgacattgtctcaaaatattcagcatgccaaatttcttaataatttagctcaaaatacttccaaggctctgcgtaatcgagtaaatattgatgaaaggattgagactaaattaaacgccttagaggcgactgttatagacataggtaatgaactttcagccttaaaatttaaggaaaggcttaaatgccatgccaattataagtatgtttgtgttacagctgccaagtacaatgcttctctctgggattgggagaaggttaaaaaccatttattaggtatttggcaaaatagtaataatagcttggatattctggaacttcatcaccatatccaagacattcaaaataatagagctgatttttcagatccttcttctctggcaaaccaaatattgaaggagttaaatggattcaaccctggaaatattcttaaacactcggcctggtacattattggattattctctttgctgttaattctcttttgtgttataattataggatggcgagtcttcggaacaagaatacagaaactccaaagagtgaactgccgcctcatttttaagaatagaaagggggaatatgtgggaagccatcctgacacgtga